A window of Streptomyces sp. NBC_01224 genomic DNA:
CGGCACGTCGGGCCCGATCGTTGCGTCGGCCAGCACGATGCCCGCGATCAGAGCGAGCGGGATCGCCAGCAGAGCATCGCTGGCCTGCCAGGAATGCTGGCGGAACGAGAGCCGCCGCCACAGTCCCATGCCTCCGGTTTAACATCCGCTCGGCGGTCCCGCAGGTCGGTCCCCGGTCCCGCTGGAGCGGTCTTGGCCGTGACCGTCCGCAGCTGGCGAGGTCGCCATGGGCAGAAGGCCACGGTCGCGTCATCTCCTGACGTGTCACGCGGCCACCGGGGTCCTCCGCGACGACTTCGGGGTCGAGCCCCGTTGTCCAGTGGGTCGGCTGGTACGACACCAGGCGCCCCGCAAGATGTGGCCGACCGGTCCCGCCGCCGTGGGCATTGATCTCAAGGGCCGTATTCCTGCCGGAGAACTGTCGTTCACCGGCCGCGCACTTGGCCGGCTCTCCGACATCGGCTGGACACCGACCGTGGCCGCGCGGCTGCTGCGCCGTGCCGGGGCGCAGGGAGTGTTTCCGCTGGTCCTTGTCGTTCAGGCGTGACAGGAGGCGTCATCCAGGCACGGCGTGGGCAGGGATATCAGAGTCATTCCGGCTGATTCCCGTCAGCTGCGCCAATTGCTCGTTGCCGCCCACCGATACGCCAGGAAGAATTGGACTCGCTCCCCGCACGGCCCTTTCGCGGCCCGGAAGGGCCGTGCCGCGGTGCGCCCCCACCCGACCCTGCCCGCACCGTGGGCGCGTATGCGAAGGGAGGATCGTGACCTTCGGATTCGCTCCGTCCGCAGCCACTTCGATGTCGGCGTCCTCGGCATCCGCCGATTCCGCCAACCGCCTTGCCAGGATGCTCGAACCGGCCGAGTGGGCCGAAGCGGGCATACCGTTGCTGCGCAGTCCCCGCGAGGTTGTCAGCGGCCTGCACGCCCGACACCGGCCAACCCCGGCGACGGCTGTCGTCGCCGTACTCGACCATGAGGAACACCTCACGGCCAGCGCCTCGTTCGCCCGCCGCTCCATAGCCGCAGACGGCTGGGAGTTCCGCAACGCGCTGCTGGCGCATCTGCGACGGGTCATCCCGCACGACCTGCGCCGCCGCACACCTGTCCGTACCGCAGTCCTGCTCTACTGCCGTGAGGGGGACGAGCGTTGGACGGAGGAGGATGGAGCGTGGATGTGGGGCCTGCGGGACGCCTGCACATTGCACGGCCTTCGGTGCGGCGCGTACATCACGCTGACCCGCGACGGCTGGCAGGTGCTGGGCGAGGGCCGGGGCGGGCGTCGGCCCACCTCGACATCACAGCCGTTCGCTCCTGCCGACATATCGCTCGACCACGATCCGGTCCCGCTGCGCACCGGCGGCGGTGCTGCTCAGTCGCTGCGACGCACCGCGGCACGCTGACCCGTGGTTGCGGACCCGGCCGCCCTGTCGGGCAGCCGGGTCACCACGGCCCTGTGTCCTCTACGGATCAGACGCCGACGCCGAGCACCGCGTTGATCCGCTGCGGGTCCCCGCACACGATCAGCAGGGCACCGGCGTGTTCCCGCGCACCGGACAGTGCGCCGGCAACGGCGTCACCGCTGTCGCCGTTGACGGCGACGATCACCACGGGGCGGGGCTTCACCCGCTCCGTGGCTGCGGCACCGGCGAAGAAGACGTCATCGCCGGCTTCGTGCTGCGCCCAGTAGGCGGCCTCGCCGAAGGAGAGTTCGTGCACCGCCCACGGGTGCTGCTCACCAGTGGTGAGCACCAGGATGTCGCCTGGTGCGCGTCCGGAGTCGAGCAGCAGGTCCACCGCTTCGTCGGCAGCGTCGAGTGCGCCGGCAGCCGAGGCAGGGATCAGCTGGATCTGCGGTGCGGAACGATTCTCCGGCCGGGCCGCCTGGGGCTGGCCGGAGGTGGAGTGCGGACGCTGCGCCGGGGGCGCGGGCCTCGCGGGGCCGGGTCCCGGGCGACCGGGGCGCGGCATGGCCGCTGAACGCGGACCGGGTACAGGACGGGGGGTCGACGCGGTGCGGCCTGCGGCCGGAGAGACGCGGGGACCCTGGACGCTCTCGTGAATCTGAGGCTCCTCGGGGATGAGAGGCATGGGTGGTTGTCTATCAAACGCCGACACGCAAGGCATCAGCGGGTGGGTACATGTGCGCAATCAGAAGTCGAAGCCGAGTTGGCCCCCGCTTTCCAGTGCAGCCGCCTCGGCGGAGAAGCGGACCTTCTTGAGGTGCTGCCACCTGGGCAGCGCGTCGAGGTAGGACCACGAGAGGCGGTGGTGGGGTGTGGGTCCCCACTCCTCCAGCGCGGCCCTGTGCACGGGCGACGGGTAACCGGCGTTGGCACCGAAGGCGAAGGCGGCGTACTCGCCGGAATCCGCGCCCAGTTCGGCCATCATCGTGTCCCGTCGGACCTTCGCGATCACCGAAGCAGCAGCGACCGCGATACAGGACTGGTCGCCCTTGATCACTGTGCGGACCTGCCACGGCCGTCCCAGGTAGTCGTGTTTGCCATCGAGTATCACCGCGTCGGGCCGCACCGGCAGGGCTTCGAGGGCGCGCACAGCGGCAAGGCGCAGTGCAGCCGTCATCCCCAGGTCGTCGATCTCCTGCGGTGAGGCATCACCCAGGCCGAACGCGGTGACCCAGCGCTCCAGCAACGGGGCCAGCTCCGCGCGGCGCTTGGGGCTGATCAACTTGGAGTCGGTGAGTCCGGCGGGAGGTCTGCGAAGGCCTGTGATGGCCGCACACACAGTGACCGGACCCGCCCACGCTCCGCGTCCGACCTCGTCGACACCGGCGACGGTCTTGGCACCAGTGGTAGCGCGCAGTGAGCGCTCGACGGTGTGCGTGGGTGGTTCGTACGGCATGGCGCCTGTCAGCGTACGCCGATGGGGACGCCGACAACACCCCGGGGCGCCCGACGGCCGCCCCGGCCGCACACCGAGCCACAGAGCGGATTGCGGCACGGTCATGGGCACCGGCGTTCAGTTTGCTGCGGTACATGCGTCCGAGGAGCTGTGCGTACGAAGCCGGTGCTCACGAAGTGTTGTGCAGACACCAGGAAAACGCGACTGAGGATCACCGACTGAGGGTGCCCAGCAGTGACTGCATCACATTCGTGAAGTACGGAACGCAGCGCGGAACCCGGGCGGCGGCGGACCTTCTGCCACTCGCACAGAGCGTTGAGCACGCCGCCTCAGCCCCACACACCAGGTGCAGGCCGCACCGCGGTCGCTCGACCTGCACCTGTGCGGCTCAGTCCACGTCAGTACGGGTCGTAGGGATCGTACGGATCGTCTTCGTCACCCCCGCGATCGCTGCCTCCGCTGCTCGTACGCGAAGCGTTGCATGCCTGCGCCAGATCGCTCGAACCCCGCTTTCTCAGAGGTCGTTAACCCCCTCTCAGAATGTCCCGGGCCCGCGCCTCGCCCCAGCTGGTGGCGTACCAGGGATCGTCGGAGTCTCGCAGCGACCGTTCAATATCCATGAGGGCACAGGAGCGGAGCGGCTCGGGCAGTGTGTCCAGAGCGGGTACGGCGTCGGCCGACAGGCCCCGGAGGTAGTCGATGTCGATCGAGTGGTCGTTGCGGTACCGCTGAACGTTCTGCTCCGCCACCAGCCCGTCGGGCGAGATCAGTCCGAACGCGAGCACGGCGACGGCTGCGCTCGCAGCCACGGTTCGCGGCAGCAGGCGGGCGCCGAACGCTCCGGCTGCCGTGGTCAGGACGAGCACCACGCCCAGCCAGAGTTCCACCGCAGCCACGGATATTCGCAGCCGCGTCAGACCGTACGCATCGACGTACAGGTCCATGCGCCTCAGCGCGGACGCCACGACGATGAGCGTGAGCAGGCAGAGCACGCCGAGCACGCTCCGGACGAGAGTGCGGTCGCTCCCCCGTCCGCGAGGGGCCCAGCGCAGGGCGAGTGCGATCACCAGCAGCGTGAGGAGTGTGGCCCAGAGAAGCTGCCACGAAATACCGCGCCCAACCGGCCTCGGGAGCCTGCCATGCGCTCGCGCACGCCTCGCCCGCCCCAGGCCAGACCGTCGGCGACGGAGCTGAACAGGCCCAGTGAGCCGAGAAACA
This region includes:
- a CDS encoding ribonuclease HII encodes the protein MPYEPPTHTVERSLRATTGAKTVAGVDEVGRGAWAGPVTVCAAITGLRRPPAGLTDSKLISPKRRAELAPLLERWVTAFGLGDASPQEIDDLGMTAALRLAAVRALEALPVRPDAVILDGKHDYLGRPWQVRTVIKGDQSCIAVAAASVIAKVRRDTMMAELGADSGEYAAFAFGANAGYPSPVHRAALEEWGPTPHHRLSWSYLDALPRWQHLKKVRFSAEAAALESGGQLGFDF